A genomic window from Thermosinus carboxydivorans Nor1 includes:
- a CDS encoding aldo/keto reductase: MEYRILGKTGLKVSEVGFGGIPILRLSTDEAVRVLRHAYDLGVNFYDTANMYKDSEEKMGKAFRGLRDKVIFATKTQKRDAAGAAEQLDNSLRMLQTDYIDLYQLHQVSQEKDWQAITAPGGALETFIRAKEQGKVRHIGVTSHNLAMAIKLVKTGLFETVQFPFNFIETAAAEELFPVARQLNLGILAMKPFAGGVIDNARIAFKYLRQFPDVVPLPGFETVEGVDEILAFYETPNQVDAEDLALMERYRAELGRQFCRRCEYCQPCPHGVMITLAMGYRVTARRMSSTVAVANLGKAMETVPQCVECGVCMTRCPYDLPIPEILKKHYAMFKQHRAELNK; encoded by the coding sequence ATGGAATATCGCATTTTGGGCAAAACAGGGTTGAAAGTGTCGGAAGTCGGGTTTGGCGGCATTCCTATTCTCCGGCTGAGCACCGATGAAGCGGTGCGGGTGCTGCGGCATGCTTATGACCTGGGTGTTAATTTTTATGACACGGCCAACATGTATAAAGACAGTGAAGAAAAAATGGGCAAGGCGTTTCGGGGCTTGCGCGACAAGGTCATCTTTGCCACCAAGACCCAAAAGCGTGATGCCGCTGGCGCCGCCGAGCAGCTTGACAACAGCCTGCGCATGCTCCAGACCGACTATATCGACCTCTATCAGCTCCATCAGGTGTCGCAGGAAAAGGATTGGCAGGCCATCACTGCTCCCGGTGGCGCGTTGGAAACCTTCATCAGGGCGAAGGAACAGGGGAAAGTGCGCCATATCGGTGTTACTTCGCACAACTTGGCGATGGCTATTAAGTTGGTTAAGACCGGTTTGTTTGAAACCGTCCAGTTTCCGTTTAATTTTATTGAAACGGCCGCGGCGGAAGAACTGTTCCCGGTAGCCCGCCAGCTCAATCTCGGCATTCTGGCCATGAAACCCTTTGCCGGCGGCGTGATCGACAACGCGCGCATCGCCTTTAAGTATTTGCGTCAGTTCCCTGATGTTGTGCCACTCCCCGGGTTTGAGACCGTCGAAGGGGTGGATGAGATTTTGGCCTTTTATGAAACGCCTAATCAGGTAGATGCCGAAGACCTCGCCCTGATGGAACGCTATCGCGCCGAACTGGGACGGCAGTTCTGCCGGCGCTGCGAGTACTGCCAGCCTTGCCCGCACGGCGTCATGATCACGCTGGCTATGGGCTATCGTGTGACCGCGCGCCGCATGTCCTCGACGGTGGCGGTAGCCAATCTGGGTAAGGCGATGGAGACGGTGCCGCAGTGCGTCGAGTGCGGCGTGTGTATGACGCGCTGTCCTTATGATCTGCCCATTCCCGAAATCTTGAAAAAGCACTACGCGATGTTTAAGCAGCACCGGGCTGAGCTTAACAAGTGA